TAGTCGCGCAGCAGGCGTTCCAGATAATCGAGTTCGAGCTGCGGGCGTGACGGATCGCCGATGCGGCGGCGCAGTTCTTCCAGAACACGGCGGGCGCGCTGCGCCTCGATCTCACCGGGAATACGTACATTGGACCCCGGATCGTAGCGGCGGGCGCGCGTCGGCCGGCCGAGCGGATCGGTGTCTTCCTGGGCCGAGGGCTGGCCGCGCGAGCCGGGCTGGCCTGCTTGTCCCTGACCCTGGCCTTGCTGGCCCTGCATCATCTTGTCGGCCATGCCCTGCGCGCCCTTGCGCAGAGCTTCCAGCGCGCGACCCTGCGCATTGAAGGCGCGGTTCGCATCGCCCTTGCCGAGATGGCCTTCGGCGGCGCCCATTTCCTCGCCGGCATCGCCGAGCGACGGATCGCCTTCGAGGCCCTTGCCTTCGAGCTCTTTCAGCAATTCTTCGAGCCGCGATTTCAGCCCGCCCTGCTCCTTGCCAAGGTCGCCGAGCTGCGAGGGATTGCTTCCATCGGCTTTATTTCCCGGTTCCTGCTGGCCGGGCTGGCGCTGGCGGAAGGTCTTGTCGCGTAGTTCGCTCTGCTCGCGGATCATCTTGCCGAGTTCATCGAGCGCTTTGGCGGCGGCTTCCGAACCTTCGTCCATTTCGCCGCCGGGCTGCGCCGTCTGCAGATTGTTCAGCATCTCGCGCAGTTCGGACAGAAGGTTCTGCGCGGCCTGCTTGTTGCCGCCGCGGGCGAGATCTTCCATGCGGTCGAGCATGCGCTTCAGATCGTCGGGCGTCAGAAGTTTTGCGCCGGGCGGCAGCTGCGCCTGCATGCCGGGCTGCTGCTGCATGCGGCGCGCCATCTCCTCCATGAACTTGCCGAGCGCCGCGCGCAGCTCGTCCATCAGCTTCTTGATCTCTTCGTCCGAGGCGTTGCGTTCCAGCGCATCGCGCAGATTCTGCTCGGCCTGTTTCAATTCGCTCTGCAGGCCCGGAAGATCGCCGTCTTCAAGCGTAATTGCGATTTCCCACAGATAGTCGACAACCCCGCGCATATCGTCGTCCGAGCTCGCGTAGAAGAGGCGCGAGTGCGCGGTGCGGAGGCCAAGATAGGCGCCGGCATCGGTGGTGAAGCGGTCGGGATAGAGTGACAGCGCATCGAGCGCGTTCAGAACATCGGCTCTGCGTTCGGCATCGAGCGCGAGATGGCGCCGCTGTTCGATCAGCGCGCGGGCGAGCGGCTGGGTGAAGCGGCGCGCCGGCAGAACGGTGTCGAGAGCTTCCGAGCGGCCTTCCTGTCCCGGCTCGTCGCGCGCAAGAAGCGTCATCGCGACCGGCGTTCCCGCCCAGGGATGTTCGACAAGATCGAGATTGGTCAGAGCATCGCCCGAACGCGCACGGCCCTGCGGCAGCGCAAGCTTGATCTCGGGCGGGCCGTAAAGCGGCCGCGGCGCATGATCGATCGTTTTCGATACGTCGCGACGTGTGACGAGCGCCCGCGCATTGGCGACGCCGTAGTCGTCTTCCATGTTGTAGTCGAGAACGAGCGCGCCGTTCTGATTGGTGCGCGGCGGCGCGCGGAAAGCGATCTGCGGCGGCGCGTCGGCCAGAACGGTAAAGCGCCAGATGCGGTCTTCGCCGCCCGCCGGATCGACCGTGACGGTGGTGTCGCGCTCCAGAACGAAGCGGCGTTCGCTGACGCCCTCGCCCGGAGTCGAGCGCGGCGCGCCCGGTGCTGTCGGCGCTTTCTCGTCGGCTTTCAGAAGGCGGGCGCCCGGCGCCATGATGTCGGCTTCACCGCCGGAGGTACGGACGACGAGGACGCTCCCGAAAGGAACCGTATGGACGGTGTCTGCCTCATTGTCCTCAAGTGCGGCGGCGCCGTCTTCCGGCCGCGTCTGCGTCAGGAAAACCGGCGGCCGCCCAGTATAGGGCGGCGGGGCGATCCAGGCGTCGAGGCGCGGCGGCACGCCGCCTGCGGGTGAGCGCCAGTCGAAGGCAGAAAGCGTGCGCGTGCCGCGGTCTTCGCCGGCGGAAACGAAAGCAACGAAGGCAAGGAGGATAGCCAGGAAGCGCAGCGCGCGCGGATCGCGCTCGGCGAGATGCGGGGCGGCATAGCCGGCGCGCAAATCCTCGGCGTCGCGCTGAACGCGATTGCGGTGCGCAGCCCACAGCGCACGCGTGACGCTGTCGTCGGATGTGTTGGCGAGCGGGTCGGTGAGGGCGGTCGCCGGCCGGTGACGGGCGGCGCTTTCGCGGTCGATGCGGGCGAGCGCCTCCCGGCGTTCGGGAAGGGCGAGTTTGACCAGCGGGAAGAGCGTCGCGAAGAGGCCGGCGCCGAACAGGAACACCGCGACGACGCGCAGGAGGGGCGGAAGTTCGACGAAAAGGCCGAGCCAGGACAGGGTCAGGAAAACAAGAAGGACGACGCCTGTCGCGGCGAGAGGCGGCCAGATGCCTTCCCAGAGCAGAGCAGCCTGGGCGCGGCGCACCACATCGTCCAGAAAGCGTGTGCCTTCCGGTTTTGGGGTGGGGGCGGGACCGGTACGGCCGGTCACGGGAAAACCGTCTCCATCGTCATGAGCTTAGCACTGAGATTGCGGCGTGCGAGGGGCATGGCGCAGTTGTGAACGTCACATAGCCCCGATCCGGGTCGGAGAGCGCGTCACAGCCAGGGGGCGGGGGTGTCCATGGCGATAATGGCGTCGGGATCGAGCCGGGGCCGGACCACGGCCATATCCCGCCCCTTCACCAGCACTTCAGCCACGAGAGCGCGGGTGTTGTAGGTCGAGGCCTGGGTAGCGCCATAGGCGCCGGCGGTCATCACCGCCAGAAGATCGCCCGGCTGCGGCGTTGCGATGGAACGGCCGAGCGCCAGATAATCGCCCGTCTCGCAGACCGGGCCGACAATATCGGCCGTCACATGCTCGGCCTTTGTCTCGTGGACCGGCCAGATATCGTGATGGGCGTCATAGAGGGTCGGGCGGATGAGATCGTTCATGCCCGCATCGACGACGATGAAGGTTTTTGCGCCGCCGGTCTTCACGTAAAGAACGCGCGTCAGCAGAATGCCGGCATTGCCGGCGATCAGGCGGCCCGGTTCGAGCACGAGCTTGACCTTCAGCGGGCCGATATGGCGTCGCACCACCTCGGCATAAGCGTCCGGCAGCGGCGGCGGTTCGTTGTCGAGGCGATAGGGAATGCCGAGCCCGCCGCCGACATCGACGTGATCGATCTCGTGGCCGTCCTGGCGCAGCGTATGGACAAGTTCCGCGAGCAGCGTGAACGCCGCATCGAACGGCCCGACTTCGGTGATCTGGCTGCCGATATGCATGTCGACGCCGGTCACCTTGATGCCGGGCAGTTTTGCGGCTTCCGCGTAGACGGCGCGGGCGCGCTCGAACGGAATGCCGAATTTGTTTTCCGATTTGCCGGTCGAGATCTTGGCGTGCGTCTTCGCATCGACATCCGGATTGACGCGCAGCGAAACGCGCGCCGTTGCACCACGCGCGGCGGCGATCTCCGAGAGAAGCTCAAGCTCGGGTTCGGATTCGACGTTGAAGCAGAGAATATCGGCTTCGAGCGCATCCTCGATCTCGTCCGCCGTCTTGCCGACGCCGGAGAAGGTGATGCGGCTGCCGGGAACGCCCGCCGTCAGCGCGCGCAGAAGCTCACCGCCCGAGACGACATCCATGCCCGAGCCGAGCTTGGCCAAAGTCTTCAGCACCGACTGATTGGAGTTCGCCTTCATCGCATAGCAGACGAGCGCATCCATGCCGGCGAAAGCCTCCGAGAAGACGCGAAAGTGCCGATCGAGCGTTGCCGTCGAATAGACGTAAGCAGGCGTGCCGACCTCGTCCGCGAGTACGGCTAGGCTGACATCCTCGGCATGAAGGACGCCGTCACGATAAGCGAAGTGATGCATGGGGAGCCGTCCGGCTCACTTCACGAGAGAGTCGAGGAAGAAGGGTTTGTCGGGTTTGTTCGGATCGACCGGCGGGGCTTCGACCTTGACCTGATCGGTCTGGCCGGAACGCGTGCCGGGGTTCGCAAACTGCGCCGGGTCGTCAAGGCTGCTATCGGGCGTCGTCGCCTGGGCCATCGGCGCGATCATGCGGTCGGAGGCGGCGGGCTTGGGTGCGACGCTGGCGCCGACAGGCGCTTCGAGCGGGCCTCTGCGGCCGCAGCCGGCCATCGTAACGAGCACGGCCGTCAGCACCGCGCCCATGATCAGGGTGCGGCGGTTCACGGCTGAGTCTCCGGAGCGAAAGGCGCGTTCATCGGGCCGCACTTTCGGGGAACAGGCGGCTTTGCGCAAGTGCTGTCACGCCACGCCCTTTCCCAGCTTTTTGAGCCATCCCCTCGCCTGCTTTCGGACGTTCGGCGGGGCGGTGCCTCCGTAGGAGGTGCGGCTGCGGACGGATTTTTCGACGCCGAGAACCGAAAACACCTGATCGGTAATTTTCGGCTCGATGGCGGTGAGGTCCTCGAGCCTGAGCTTTTCGAGGGCGATGCCCTGTTCGGAGGCCCGGGCGACGATGCGGCCGGTGACGTGATGGGCCTCGCGGAAGGGCAGCTTCAGCTCACGCACCAGCCAGTCGGCAAGATCGGTCGCGGTGGCATAGCCGGCGCCGGCCGCTTTGCGCATGACTTTCGAATTGGGCTCCATGTCGCGCACCATGCCGGTCATGGCGGCAAGGCACACAGAGAGTGTGTCGAGCGCGTCGAAGGTGCCCTCCTTGTCTTCCTGCATGTCCTTCGAATAGGCGAGCGGCAGGCCCTTGATGACGGTGAGAAGGCCGACCAGCGCGCCGATGACGCGCCCGGTCTTGCCGCGTACGAGCTCGGCGGCATCGGGATTGCGCTTTTGCGGCATGATCGAGGAGCCGGTCGTGAACTTGTCCGACAGCTTCACGAAGCCGAATTGCGGCGTCGTCCAGATGACGATCTCTTCGGCAAGCCGCGACAGATGGGTCGAGGCGATTGCGGCGGCGGCCAGAACTTCGAGCACGAAATCGCGCGCCGAAACGGCATCGAGCGAATTGGCCATCGGCCGCGCGAAATCGAGCGCTTTGGCTGTGGCGAAGCGGTCGATCGGAAAGCCGGTGCCGGCGAGCGCCGCGGCGCCAAGCGGGTTTTCGTTCATGCGGTTCCGCGCATCGGTAAAGCGGCCGCGGTCGCGCCCGAGCATTTCGACATAAGCGAGGAGATGATGGCCGAAGGTGACCGGCTGGGCGCTCTGCAGATGAGTGAAGCCGGGCATCACGGTGGCGGAATGCGTCAGCGCCTTTTCGGCGAGAGCCGCCTGCAAGCCGGCGAGCTGCTCATCGAGCGCATCGACCGCATCGCGGACATAGAGACGGAAATCGGTCGCGACCTGATCGTTGCGCGAGCGGGCGGTGTGCAGGCGTCCGGCGGCAGGGCCGATGATCTCGGCAAGGCGGGACTCGATGTTGAGGTGGATGTCTTCGAGCGCCCGCGAAAATGTGAATGTGCCGCCTTCGATCTCGTCCAGGACCTTGCCGAGGCCCTCGGAAATGGCCCGGGCGTCATCCTTCGAGACGATGCCGTTATCGGCCAGCATGGCGACATGGGCTTGCGAGCCGCGGATATCCTGAGCATAGAAGCGCCGGTCGAAATCGATCGAGGCATTGATGGCCTCGAGCGCGGCATCGGGGCCTTCGGCAAAGCGACCGCCCCACATCTTGTTGCTCATAATCACCCCTTCACTGTCGCCCTGGGCGGTTTTCGCCAAAAATGCCAGAAAACACTAAAAAACCTGCCTCCGTCCCCCGGAAATTGGCGATTTTTGCGATTTTTGGCGCTTTTGCCGGTATTGTGGGGGTGTACCTGATAAAGGGCGGCCTCGGCAATGACGGCGCCCAATTTTGTTCGGCCGACCGCACGATGACCGACCGGCTGAAGCCGCTGGCCCGTGGCGAGGTGGCGGCGGTGCTGGTGCCTGACCGGCCGCGCAAACTGCCCGAGCTCGGCTTCAAGGACGCCAGCGGCAAGTCGCTGAGTCTGAAGGATTTTGCCGGAAAGACGCTGCTTGTGAACATGTGGGCGACCTGGTGCGCGCCCTGCCGTGAGGAAATGCCGGCGCTCGACTCCCTTCAGGGCGAGCTTGGCGGGCCGGACTTTCAGGTCGTGGCGGTGTCGATCGACACCCAGCAGCCGGACAAGGCCAAAGCCTTCCTCAACGAGCTGAAGATCGCAAAGCTCGGCTTCTTCCAGGACGCCTCGGGCAAGCTCTTTCAGGATCTGAAGCTCGTGGGGCGGGCGGTCGGTCTGCCGACGACGCTGTTGATCGACAAAGAGGGATGCGAGATCGGCTATCTGCCGGGGCCGGCC
Above is a window of Terrihabitans soli DNA encoding:
- a CDS encoding TIGR02302 family protein yields the protein MTGRTGPAPTPKPEGTRFLDDVVRRAQAALLWEGIWPPLAATGVVLLVFLTLSWLGLFVELPPLLRVVAVFLFGAGLFATLFPLVKLALPERREALARIDRESAARHRPATALTDPLANTSDDSVTRALWAAHRNRVQRDAEDLRAGYAAPHLAERDPRALRFLAILLAFVAFVSAGEDRGTRTLSAFDWRSPAGGVPPRLDAWIAPPPYTGRPPVFLTQTRPEDGAAALEDNEADTVHTVPFGSVLVVRTSGGEADIMAPGARLLKADEKAPTAPGAPRSTPGEGVSERRFVLERDTTVTVDPAGGEDRIWRFTVLADAPPQIAFRAPPRTNQNGALVLDYNMEDDYGVANARALVTRRDVSKTIDHAPRPLYGPPEIKLALPQGRARSGDALTNLDLVEHPWAGTPVAMTLLARDEPGQEGRSEALDTVLPARRFTQPLARALIEQRRHLALDAERRADVLNALDALSLYPDRFTTDAGAYLGLRTAHSRLFYASSDDDMRGVVDYLWEIAITLEDGDLPGLQSELKQAEQNLRDALERNASDEEIKKLMDELRAALGKFMEEMARRMQQQPGMQAQLPPGAKLLTPDDLKRMLDRMEDLARGGNKQAAQNLLSELREMLNNLQTAQPGGEMDEGSEAAAKALDELGKMIREQSELRDKTFRQRQPGQQEPGNKADGSNPSQLGDLGKEQGGLKSRLEELLKELEGKGLEGDPSLGDAGEEMGAAEGHLGKGDANRAFNAQGRALEALRKGAQGMADKMMQGQQGQGQGQAGQPGSRGQPSAQEDTDPLGRPTRARRYDPGSNVRIPGEIEAQRARRVLEELRRRIGDPSRPQLELDYLERLLRD
- the lysA gene encoding diaminopimelate decarboxylase, whose protein sequence is MHHFAYRDGVLHAEDVSLAVLADEVGTPAYVYSTATLDRHFRVFSEAFAGMDALVCYAMKANSNQSVLKTLAKLGSGMDVVSGGELLRALTAGVPGSRITFSGVGKTADEIEDALEADILCFNVESEPELELLSEIAAARGATARVSLRVNPDVDAKTHAKISTGKSENKFGIPFERARAVYAEAAKLPGIKVTGVDMHIGSQITEVGPFDAAFTLLAELVHTLRQDGHEIDHVDVGGGLGIPYRLDNEPPPLPDAYAEVVRRHIGPLKVKLVLEPGRLIAGNAGILLTRVLYVKTGGAKTFIVVDAGMNDLIRPTLYDAHHDIWPVHETKAEHVTADIVGPVCETGDYLALGRSIATPQPGDLLAVMTAGAYGATQASTYNTRALVAEVLVKGRDMAVVRPRLDPDAIIAMDTPAPWL
- the lptM gene encoding LPS translocon maturation chaperone LptM; the encoded protein is MNRRTLIMGAVLTAVLVTMAGCGRRGPLEAPVGASVAPKPAASDRMIAPMAQATTPDSSLDDPAQFANPGTRSGQTDQVKVEAPPVDPNKPDKPFFLDSLVK
- the argH gene encoding argininosuccinate lyase, whose product is MSNKMWGGRFAEGPDAALEAINASIDFDRRFYAQDIRGSQAHVAMLADNGIVSKDDARAISEGLGKVLDEIEGGTFTFSRALEDIHLNIESRLAEIIGPAAGRLHTARSRNDQVATDFRLYVRDAVDALDEQLAGLQAALAEKALTHSATVMPGFTHLQSAQPVTFGHHLLAYVEMLGRDRGRFTDARNRMNENPLGAAALAGTGFPIDRFATAKALDFARPMANSLDAVSARDFVLEVLAAAAIASTHLSRLAEEIVIWTTPQFGFVKLSDKFTTGSSIMPQKRNPDAAELVRGKTGRVIGALVGLLTVIKGLPLAYSKDMQEDKEGTFDALDTLSVCLAAMTGMVRDMEPNSKVMRKAAGAGYATATDLADWLVRELKLPFREAHHVTGRIVARASEQGIALEKLRLEDLTAIEPKITDQVFSVLGVEKSVRSRTSYGGTAPPNVRKQARGWLKKLGKGVA
- the tlpA gene encoding thiol:disulfide interchange protein TlpA; the protein is MPENTKKPASVPRKLAIFAIFGAFAGIVGVYLIKGGLGNDGAQFCSADRTMTDRLKPLARGEVAAVLVPDRPRKLPELGFKDASGKSLSLKDFAGKTLLVNMWATWCAPCREEMPALDSLQGELGGPDFQVVAVSIDTQQPDKAKAFLNELKIAKLGFFQDASGKLFQDLKLVGRAVGLPTTLLIDKEGCEIGYLPGPAHWASEDAKKMIRAAIGR